The Parasegetibacter sp. NRK P23 genome includes a window with the following:
- a CDS encoding pitrilysin family protein yields MKKICQLALAGVLFFSTAVAQQTHDWKQATAAGYTYQYVSNDPMQTRIYTLKNGLTVMLSPNKKEPRIAVRIAVRAGSNTDPKEHTGLAHYLEHLLFKGTDKFGSLNWEKEKPLLDKIDALYEQYNSTTDEAKRKEIYKEIDRVSGEASTFAIANEYDKMMTAMGAQGTNAHTWVEETVYEEDIPSNATDRFLAVQAERFRNPILRIFHTELEAVYEEKNRTMDNDGWKMQEAMHTYLFPTHNYGQQTTIGTIEHLKNPSLTAIREYYYKYYVPNNMAVIMAGDFDPDVMVRKIEQAFSYMQPKPVEEYNPAPEAPIAAPVVKEIFGPSAENMRIVYRSGKEGTREALLLSLTSSILSNGKAGLLDLNLNKSQKVLGAGAGYRQYKDYGMFFLYASPKQGQSLEQAKDLLMEQLNILKSGSFDESLIAAIVANYKLGELQALESNNNRVEALMNSFIKNKGTGWKNEVAVLDEMSKVSKAELVAFANKFFGDNNYLVLYKRKGEDKSIVKVDKPPITPVETNAGKQSPFVQQINAMPLAPIAPKWIDFSKDLQKGKIGKAELLYVPNKENALFKLYFHFDMGSWNNKKLPIALQYLQFLGTDKYSSEEISKKFYQLAANFSANAGNEESTIQLNGLQENFSEALSLLEHLIRNCKADEAALEGLKNRLQKARTNNKLNKGAIMNGLMNHAMYGASNPFNHVLTDAELNALTATELVNIIHGLPAFEHKVLYYGPLSVAALSTEVLKSHPMPSAWTAVPVKQQFNRTEQTQNEVLFATYDMVQAEMMWVRNLGTYNPDTETLTNLFNSYFGGGMGSLVFQTIRESKALAYSTYAYVDAPDKKADRFAFMGYVGSQADKLPDAVGAMNELINVLPERKQNLDAARESLLKDLETGRIDKEGIIFEYLSAQKKGLNEDIRKKQYQQLKTMPFSALEVFHKQNLSNKKYAYTIVASEQQVKPADLEKYGKVKVLTLEELFGY; encoded by the coding sequence ATGAAGAAAATTTGCCAACTGGCGCTTGCCGGTGTGTTGTTCTTTTCAACCGCCGTGGCGCAACAGACACATGACTGGAAACAGGCCACCGCCGCCGGGTATACGTACCAGTATGTTTCCAACGATCCCATGCAGACCCGCATCTACACGTTGAAGAACGGGTTAACCGTAATGTTGAGCCCGAACAAAAAAGAACCGCGTATTGCCGTGCGCATCGCCGTGAGAGCGGGCAGCAATACCGATCCCAAAGAACATACGGGACTGGCGCATTACCTGGAACACCTGCTGTTCAAGGGCACCGACAAATTCGGCTCCCTGAACTGGGAGAAGGAGAAACCACTCCTGGATAAGATTGACGCGCTGTATGAGCAATACAACAGCACCACCGACGAAGCGAAGCGCAAAGAGATTTATAAGGAGATAGACCGTGTTTCCGGTGAAGCCTCCACCTTCGCGATCGCGAATGAATACGATAAAATGATGACCGCCATGGGCGCCCAGGGGACCAACGCGCATACCTGGGTGGAAGAAACGGTGTACGAAGAAGACATCCCCTCCAATGCCACCGACCGTTTTCTCGCCGTGCAGGCGGAAAGGTTCCGTAACCCCATCCTCCGTATTTTCCATACTGAACTGGAAGCGGTGTATGAAGAGAAGAACCGTACCATGGACAACGATGGCTGGAAGATGCAGGAAGCCATGCACACCTACCTTTTCCCCACACACAATTATGGCCAGCAAACCACCATCGGTACGATAGAACACCTGAAGAATCCTTCCCTGACCGCCATCCGTGAGTATTATTACAAATACTATGTGCCCAACAATATGGCGGTGATCATGGCCGGAGATTTCGACCCCGATGTGATGGTGCGTAAAATTGAGCAGGCTTTCTCTTATATGCAACCGAAGCCGGTGGAAGAATACAACCCGGCGCCTGAAGCGCCTATTGCCGCCCCCGTTGTAAAAGAAATCTTCGGACCAAGCGCCGAGAACATGCGCATCGTTTACCGCAGCGGGAAAGAAGGAACACGCGAAGCGCTCCTGCTGAGCCTTACCAGTTCCATCCTCTCCAACGGAAAGGCCGGGTTGCTGGACCTTAACCTCAACAAATCTCAGAAGGTATTGGGCGCAGGCGCAGGTTACAGGCAGTACAAAGATTACGGCATGTTCTTCCTGTACGCTTCTCCCAAACAGGGCCAATCGTTGGAACAGGCGAAGGACCTGCTGATGGAGCAGCTCAATATTCTGAAGAGCGGCAGTTTCGATGAATCCCTGATCGCGGCCATCGTGGCCAACTATAAACTGGGGGAACTCCAGGCGTTGGAAAGCAACAACAACCGCGTGGAGGCATTGATGAACAGCTTCATTAAAAACAAAGGAACGGGCTGGAAGAACGAAGTGGCCGTGCTCGACGAAATGAGTAAGGTGTCCAAAGCGGAACTGGTGGCCTTCGCGAACAAGTTCTTCGGCGACAACAACTACCTCGTATTGTACAAAAGAAAGGGAGAGGACAAAAGCATCGTAAAAGTAGATAAGCCGCCCATTACACCGGTGGAAACCAATGCCGGTAAACAATCTCCTTTCGTGCAACAGATCAACGCCATGCCCCTGGCCCCCATCGCTCCGAAATGGATCGACTTCTCCAAAGACCTTCAGAAAGGAAAAATCGGGAAGGCCGAATTGCTGTACGTACCCAATAAAGAAAACGCGCTCTTCAAATTGTATTTCCATTTCGATATGGGCAGCTGGAACAACAAAAAACTTCCGATCGCCCTGCAATACCTGCAGTTCCTGGGAACGGATAAATACAGTTCGGAGGAGATCAGCAAGAAGTTCTACCAACTCGCCGCTAATTTCTCGGCCAATGCCGGCAACGAAGAGAGTACCATTCAACTGAACGGTCTGCAGGAGAATTTCAGTGAAGCGCTTTCCCTGCTGGAACACCTGATCAGGAATTGCAAAGCGGATGAAGCCGCGCTGGAAGGATTGAAGAACAGGTTGCAGAAAGCCAGAACCAACAACAAACTCAACAAAGGGGCCATCATGAACGGGCTGATGAACCATGCCATGTATGGTGCTTCAAACCCATTCAACCATGTGCTTACTGATGCCGAACTGAATGCGCTTACGGCCACGGAACTGGTGAACATTATTCATGGGTTGCCAGCTTTCGAACATAAAGTGCTTTATTACGGTCCGCTCAGTGTAGCCGCGCTTTCCACGGAGGTGTTGAAGTCGCATCCCATGCCATCGGCATGGACCGCGGTGCCGGTGAAGCAGCAGTTCAACCGCACCGAACAGACACAGAACGAAGTGTTGTTTGCCACTTATGATATGGTGCAGGCCGAGATGATGTGGGTGCGCAACCTGGGAACGTATAATCCGGACACGGAAACACTCACCAACCTTTTCAACAGCTATTTCGGTGGCGGCATGGGCTCCCTGGTGTTCCAGACCATCCGTGAATCCAAAGCGCTTGCTTACTCCACCTATGCTTATGTGGATGCGCCAGACAAAAAAGCGGACCGCTTTGCATTCATGGGCTATGTGGGAAGTCAGGCCGATAAACTGCCCGATGCCGTAGGCGCCATGAACGAACTCATCAACGTGCTTCCGGAAAGAAAACAGAACCTGGATGCGGCCCGTGAAAGTTTGTTGAAGGACCTTGAAACAGGTCGTATCGACAAAGAGGGAATTATTTTTGAATATTTATCCGCGCAGAAAAAGGGCCTGAATGAAGACATCCGGAAGAAGCAGTACCAGCAATTGAAAACAATGCCTTTTTCCGCTTTGGAAGTGTTCCACAAACAAAATCTTTCCAATAAGAAATATGCTTACACCATTGTGGCCAGTGAGCAACAGGTGAAACCTGCCGATCTGGAAAAGTATGGCAAGGTGAAGGTGTTGACGCTGGAAGAACTTTTTGGCTACTAG
- a CDS encoding M1 family metallopeptidase, whose translation MRNTFLLALAFCCSLLTATVMGQTAQKDAATESKYSFYEAFQPLFYPQSGNVYRSASGAPGPQYWQNKADYDIDVTLNETTNTLTGKAVITYTNNSPENLDFLFLHLDQNLFKKGSRGEAIVPVSGSRYDSKGETFVGGHNIGNVEMLQAKGNKTAGALKFEITDTRMQVFLPTPLKANGGKIRFSVAFSYQSPSFGADRTGIQETKNGKIFTIAQWYPRMCVFDDVLGWNTLPYTGPGEFYLTYGDFNVNITAPASHIVVCSGELTNEKEVFTATQQQRWNQAKTSEKTVMIRGAEEVTKPESRPSGSTLTWKFKMQNSRDVAWASSASFILDAARINLPGGKTSMAVSAYPVESDGGNAWERSTEYTKASIEHYSNKWYPYPYPAAVNVAGNEGGMEYPGIVFCHYKSRASGLWGVTDHEFGHTWFPMIVGSNERQYGWMDEGFNTFINFISTNAFNNGEYKEGKPNMHQMGRALTNQTLEPIMTAPAGMREGSIGLLLYYKPAVGLHLLRDQILGEERFDRAFKTYIERWAFKHPTPWDFFRTMENVAGENLSWFWRGWFLNNWQLDQAVTAVKYVKDDPAQGALITLQNLEKMPMPVDLEVTFASGKKERMMVPVEIWERNKTWTVKIASKEKITTVVIDPDKAFPDINPANNTLKL comes from the coding sequence ATGAGAAACACCTTTTTACTGGCATTGGCGTTCTGCTGTTCTTTGCTAACGGCTACCGTTATGGGACAAACAGCGCAGAAAGATGCCGCCACTGAATCAAAGTACAGTTTTTACGAAGCTTTTCAACCCTTGTTCTATCCCCAGTCTGGAAATGTGTACCGCTCCGCAAGTGGTGCGCCCGGGCCCCAGTACTGGCAGAACAAAGCTGATTACGACATTGATGTAACCCTGAATGAGACCACCAACACACTCACGGGTAAAGCGGTGATCACGTACACCAACAACAGCCCCGAGAACCTTGACTTCCTTTTCCTCCACCTCGACCAGAACCTCTTCAAGAAAGGTTCCCGTGGCGAAGCCATTGTGCCCGTAAGCGGAAGCCGCTACGATTCAAAGGGGGAAACCTTTGTTGGCGGACATAATATCGGGAATGTGGAAATGTTGCAGGCCAAAGGCAATAAAACCGCTGGTGCGCTGAAGTTTGAAATCACCGATACACGTATGCAGGTGTTCCTGCCCACACCGCTGAAGGCGAACGGCGGTAAAATAAGGTTCTCAGTAGCATTCAGCTACCAGAGTCCTTCTTTCGGGGCGGATCGTACCGGAATCCAGGAAACGAAAAACGGCAAAATATTCACCATCGCGCAGTGGTATCCCCGCATGTGCGTATTTGATGATGTGCTGGGTTGGAATACCCTTCCTTATACAGGTCCCGGAGAGTTCTACCTCACTTATGGAGATTTTAACGTGAACATCACGGCGCCCGCGTCACATATCGTGGTGTGCTCCGGTGAACTGACCAACGAAAAAGAGGTGTTTACCGCAACGCAGCAACAGCGTTGGAACCAGGCCAAAACCAGTGAAAAAACGGTGATGATCCGCGGTGCGGAAGAAGTGACGAAGCCTGAAAGCCGTCCTTCCGGTTCCACCCTTACCTGGAAATTCAAAATGCAGAACAGTCGTGATGTGGCCTGGGCCTCTTCCGCTTCCTTCATCCTGGATGCCGCGCGCATCAATCTTCCTGGCGGGAAAACTTCTATGGCGGTATCTGCTTACCCCGTTGAGAGTGATGGCGGCAATGCCTGGGAGCGTTCCACTGAATACACCAAAGCCTCTATTGAGCACTATTCCAACAAATGGTACCCTTATCCTTATCCAGCGGCGGTAAACGTGGCGGGTAACGAGGGCGGTATGGAATACCCCGGTATCGTGTTCTGCCACTACAAATCACGCGCAAGCGGGCTGTGGGGTGTTACAGACCACGAGTTCGGGCATACCTGGTTCCCGATGATAGTAGGCTCGAACGAAAGACAATATGGCTGGATGGATGAAGGTTTCAACACGTTCATCAATTTTATTTCTACCAATGCCTTCAACAATGGTGAATACAAAGAAGGTAAACCCAATATGCACCAAATGGGACGAGCGCTTACTAACCAGACGCTTGAACCCATCATGACCGCTCCTGCAGGAATGCGGGAAGGAAGCATTGGACTACTGCTTTATTACAAACCAGCGGTGGGGCTGCACCTTCTCCGCGACCAGATCCTCGGAGAAGAAAGATTTGATCGCGCCTTTAAAACATATATTGAGCGCTGGGCCTTTAAACATCCCACGCCTTGGGATTTCTTCCGCACCATGGAGAACGTGGCGGGCGAAAACCTATCCTGGTTCTGGCGCGGCTGGTTCCTCAACAACTGGCAACTTGATCAGGCCGTTACTGCCGTGAAGTATGTAAAGGATGATCCTGCGCAGGGCGCCCTCATTACTTTGCAAAACCTCGAGAAAATGCCCATGCCAGTTGATCTTGAAGTAACCTTCGCCTCCGGTAAAAAAGAGCGTATGATGGTTCCAGTGGAAATATGGGAGCGCAATAAAACCTGGACGGTGAAAATAGCTTCAAAAGAAAAGATCACCACTGTTGTAATTGATCCTGATAAAGCTTTCCCGGATATCAACCCGGCCAACAATACATTGAAATTGTAA
- a CDS encoding enoyl-CoA hydratase/isomerase family protein has protein sequence MYNNITVETNERITTITINRPDKMNALNKGVMDELDEAIIAFKTNPEAGAAIITGSGSKAFVAGADIAEFTGLSVQEGKALAQRGQDIFSAIENSPKPIIAAVNGFALGGGCELAMSCHFRVASSNAKFGQPEVNLGLIPGYGGTQRLTQLIGKGRAIELLITGNMIDAATALQYGLVNHVTEPDALLNKCREILHIVLSKAPLAVAKCIEAANTAYESDGAGFVKEMDGFGFCFGTEDMKEGAGAFLEKRKAVFTGK, from the coding sequence ATGTACAACAATATCACCGTTGAAACCAACGAACGCATCACGACCATCACCATCAACCGCCCAGACAAAATGAACGCGCTGAACAAGGGGGTGATGGACGAACTGGATGAAGCCATCATCGCCTTCAAAACAAATCCCGAAGCAGGTGCAGCCATCATTACAGGAAGCGGCAGCAAAGCTTTTGTGGCCGGCGCCGATATCGCTGAATTTACCGGACTTTCAGTGCAGGAAGGAAAAGCACTCGCTCAACGCGGACAGGATATTTTCTCCGCCATCGAAAATTCACCCAAACCCATCATCGCGGCAGTGAACGGTTTCGCCCTGGGTGGCGGATGTGAACTGGCCATGAGCTGTCATTTCAGGGTCGCTTCTTCCAACGCAAAGTTTGGTCAGCCCGAAGTGAACCTGGGACTGATACCCGGTTATGGCGGCACCCAAAGGCTTACTCAACTGATCGGAAAGGGCCGCGCCATAGAATTGCTGATCACCGGAAATATGATAGATGCCGCAACAGCATTGCAATACGGACTGGTGAACCATGTTACAGAACCCGATGCTTTATTGAATAAATGCAGGGAAATATTGCATATTGTGCTTTCCAAAGCGCCATTGGCCGTTGCTAAATGTATAGAAGCCGCAAACACAGCGTATGAAAGTGATGGAGCCGGTTTCGTAAAAGAGATGGATGGTTTCGGATTTTGCTTCGGAACAGAAGATATGAAGGAAGGCGCCGGAGCATTTCTAGAGAAGAGAAAAGCTGTTTTTACAGGAAAGTAG
- a CDS encoding outer membrane beta-barrel protein — protein sequence MKNIIIFALCAFALVQSVSAQEKNNDKVYTTFGGNGGILSFSDVKDNGTKVNNIPRFTFFFNIGTNYNYDVSDHFGFFSGTNIKNIGMITEVGDTKLKRRVYTLGVPVGFKVGNVKDGIMLFGGAEVDLAFNYKEKTFVNDDKKSKFNEWFSDRTQTLMPSVFAGFQFSEHFSIKGQYYLNNFFNQDYSSNGVKPYQNLDAKLFFVTLGYNFSRKDFAKK from the coding sequence ATGAAAAACATCATCATCTTCGCATTATGCGCATTCGCCCTGGTACAGTCAGTTTCCGCTCAGGAAAAAAATAACGATAAGGTATACACGACCTTCGGCGGAAATGGCGGGATTCTATCTTTCTCCGATGTGAAAGATAACGGCACCAAAGTGAACAACATCCCGCGTTTTACCTTCTTCTTTAACATCGGGACAAACTATAACTATGATGTAAGCGATCATTTCGGTTTCTTTTCCGGAACCAATATCAAAAACATCGGTATGATCACGGAAGTAGGTGATACCAAGTTGAAAAGAAGGGTATACACGCTGGGTGTTCCGGTAGGTTTTAAAGTGGGAAATGTTAAAGATGGTATCATGCTGTTCGGTGGCGCAGAAGTGGACCTCGCTTTTAACTACAAAGAAAAAACATTCGTGAATGATGATAAGAAAAGCAAATTCAACGAATGGTTCAGCGATCGTACACAAACACTGATGCCCTCCGTTTTCGCAGGTTTCCAGTTCAGCGAGCATTTTTCCATCAAGGGCCAGTATTACCTGAATAATTTTTTCAACCAGGATTATTCTTCCAATGGCGTAAAACCTTACCAAAACCTGGATGCGAAGCTGTTCTTCGTTACCCTGGGCTACAATTTCAGCCGTAAAGATTTCGCAAAAAAATAG
- a CDS encoding cobalamin B12-binding domain-containing protein — protein MKQLNRPVRVLVAKVGLDGHDRGAKVIATALRDAGMEVIYTGLRQTPEMVVTAALQEDVDAIGISILSGAHMTVFPRIISIMKEKGMDDVLLTGGGIIPETDMQALYAMGVGKLFPPGTPTTEISAYITEWAKGHRAF, from the coding sequence ATGAAACAATTGAACCGCCCCGTACGGGTGCTGGTCGCCAAAGTGGGCCTCGATGGCCACGACCGCGGCGCCAAAGTGATTGCCACCGCATTGCGTGACGCCGGTATGGAAGTGATCTATACCGGCCTCCGCCAAACGCCAGAGATGGTGGTAACCGCCGCCCTGCAGGAAGATGTGGACGCCATAGGAATCAGCATTCTAAGTGGTGCGCACATGACGGTGTTTCCACGCATCATTTCCATTATGAAGGAGAAAGGAATGGATGATGTGCTGCTTACCGGGGGCGGTATCATTCCTGAGACAGATATGCAGGCGCTTTATGCGATGGGCGTGGGGAAGCTTTTCCCGCCAGGAACGCCTACGACTGAGATCAGCGCTTACATAACAGAATGGGCGAAGGGGCATAGGGCGTTTTAA
- the gltX gene encoding glutamate--tRNA ligase, protein MNQKPVRVRFAPSPTGGLHLGGVRTVLFNYLFAKHHNGTFVLRIEDTDQTRYVPGAEEYIVNCLEWCGLAPDESPQKGGNYGPYRQSERKPMYRQYAEQLVAQGNAYYAFDTPQELEQMREDFKSPENPSPQYGHAVRMKMRNSISLGAAETEKLLAEGVPHVIRIKMPEDTSISFTDMIRGEVSFSSNTVDDKVLLKADGMPTYHLAVVVDDYLMKISHAFRGEEWLPSAPVHLLLWEYLGWKADMPQWAHLPLILKPDGNGKLSKRDGDRLGFPVYAMNWTDPKTGDLTQGFRERGFLPEAFVNMLAMIGWNDGSGQEIFSLTELVEKFDIGRVHKGGAKFDFEKAKWFNHQYIQQKSNDELAALLQPVLLAKNIAADAAYVAKVCALVKERCAFVNEIWDNGFFFFEAPASPDFSPVLPKWNDEKHGFFGKWIEILRGSSSWDAATLEADFKELAANSAIKPGELQLPFRIMLVGGKFGPAVFDIAATIGKEQTIARIESSLLLIKNAIAS, encoded by the coding sequence ATGAATCAAAAACCCGTAAGAGTAAGGTTCGCGCCCAGCCCCACCGGAGGTCTGCACCTGGGCGGCGTGAGAACCGTGTTGTTCAATTACCTGTTCGCAAAGCACCATAACGGAACTTTTGTTTTAAGAATTGAGGATACCGACCAAACCAGGTACGTACCCGGCGCGGAAGAATATATCGTGAACTGCCTGGAATGGTGCGGCCTGGCACCGGATGAAAGCCCGCAGAAGGGCGGCAACTACGGTCCATACCGCCAAAGTGAACGCAAACCGATGTACCGGCAGTATGCGGAACAGTTGGTAGCGCAGGGTAACGCCTATTACGCTTTCGATACACCGCAGGAACTGGAGCAAATGCGGGAAGATTTTAAATCGCCCGAAAATCCTTCACCCCAGTATGGTCATGCGGTTCGGATGAAAATGCGGAACTCTATATCCCTGGGCGCAGCTGAAACAGAAAAGTTACTCGCCGAAGGTGTTCCCCATGTGATCCGCATCAAAATGCCGGAGGATACCTCTATTTCATTTACCGATATGATCCGGGGAGAAGTGAGTTTTTCCAGCAATACAGTAGATGATAAGGTTTTGCTGAAAGCCGATGGTATGCCCACCTACCACCTCGCTGTTGTGGTGGACGATTACCTGATGAAGATATCGCACGCCTTCCGCGGGGAAGAATGGCTACCCTCCGCCCCCGTGCACCTGCTGCTGTGGGAATACCTGGGCTGGAAGGCCGACATGCCCCAGTGGGCACACCTTCCGCTGATCCTGAAACCCGACGGCAACGGAAAGCTCAGTAAAAGGGACGGCGACAGGCTCGGGTTCCCTGTTTACGCCATGAACTGGACCGATCCGAAAACAGGTGACCTTACGCAGGGATTCCGGGAAAGGGGATTCTTACCTGAAGCTTTCGTGAATATGCTGGCCATGATCGGCTGGAACGATGGTTCCGGCCAGGAAATATTTTCACTGACCGAACTGGTTGAAAAATTTGATATCGGCCGCGTACACAAAGGCGGCGCCAAGTTCGATTTCGAAAAAGCCAAGTGGTTCAACCATCAATATATTCAGCAGAAAAGTAACGATGAACTCGCAGCGCTGCTGCAACCCGTGCTCCTGGCGAAAAATATTGCCGCCGATGCCGCATATGTTGCAAAAGTATGCGCGCTGGTAAAAGAACGGTGCGCTTTCGTGAATGAAATATGGGACAACGGCTTCTTCTTCTTTGAAGCACCCGCCTCTCCCGACTTCTCGCCTGTTCTCCCCAAGTGGAACGATGAAAAACATGGTTTCTTCGGAAAATGGATAGAAATTCTCCGCGGTTCCTCCAGCTGGGATGCCGCTACGCTCGAAGCCGATTTCAAAGAGCTTGCCGCCAACTCCGCCATCAAACCCGGTGAACTGCAACTCCCCTTCCGCATCATGCTGGTGGGCGGAAAATTCGGTCCCGCTGTATTCGATATTGCCGCCACTATCGGTAAAGAACAAACGATTGCCAGAATAGAAAGCAGTCTGCTGCTTATTAAAAACGCTATTGCTTCATGA
- a CDS encoding polysaccharide deacetylase family protein, which translates to MSYLVKTPWLLRKLYPSCTWEIPSEEKVLYLTFDDGPHPEATTFVLDELAKYDAKGTFFCIGKNVVENHGLYERILTEGHRVGNHTWKHLNGWKTDDTTYINDVVEAGKYIDSTLFRPPYGRISRFQLKQIKEKLGYDIIMWTVLSGDFDLKLTPERCAQNIILHGGSGSIIVFHDSIKAFPRLRVALPQTLSHFSALGYRFSVIPY; encoded by the coding sequence ATGTCTTACCTCGTAAAAACACCCTGGTTGCTGAGAAAATTATATCCCTCCTGTACCTGGGAAATTCCTTCGGAGGAGAAAGTGCTATACCTCACGTTTGATGATGGTCCGCACCCGGAGGCTACCACCTTTGTACTGGATGAACTGGCGAAATACGATGCGAAGGGAACCTTCTTTTGTATTGGAAAGAACGTGGTAGAAAATCACGGATTGTATGAACGTATTTTAACGGAGGGGCATAGGGTAGGGAACCACACCTGGAAGCACCTGAATGGCTGGAAAACGGATGATACCACCTACATCAACGATGTGGTGGAAGCAGGGAAGTACATCGATTCCACTTTATTTCGTCCGCCTTATGGACGGATTTCGAGGTTCCAGCTAAAGCAAATAAAAGAGAAACTGGGATACGATATCATCATGTGGACGGTACTGAGTGGAGACTTTGATCTAAAACTAACCCCGGAGCGTTGTGCACAAAATATTATCCTTCATGGGGGTTCTGGCTCAATTATTGTATTTCACGACAGCATCAAAGCGTTCCCAAGACTTCGGGTCGCACTTCCACAAACCTTATCACATTTTTCGGCGTTGGGGTACCGGTTTTCGGTTATACCATACTGA
- a CDS encoding TatD family hydrolase — translation MELVDTHCHLYGEEFTADIDQVIERAKAAGVKRFYLPGIDSTAIPSMLELEARFPGECIAMMGLHPCYVKENYLEELEIVRQWLQQRKFAAVGEIGLDFYWDRTFEVQQYEAFRTQIGWAKEYSLPIVIHSRNSTQECINIVKEFRDGGLKGVFHCFSGSAELARQIVQQGFLLGIGGVLTYKNAGLPEVLKDIPLEHIVLETDAPYLTPVPFRGKRNESSYLTHIIAKLAEVKEMDVEEVARITTANAASLFTPAL, via the coding sequence ATGGAATTGGTGGACACCCATTGCCATTTATACGGAGAAGAATTTACAGCGGACATAGACCAGGTGATTGAAAGAGCGAAAGCAGCGGGCGTAAAACGTTTTTACCTGCCTGGCATCGACAGTACGGCCATTCCTTCCATGCTTGAACTGGAAGCAAGGTTTCCGGGGGAATGTATTGCCATGATGGGGCTGCATCCCTGTTATGTAAAAGAAAACTACCTGGAAGAACTCGAGATTGTAAGGCAATGGTTACAACAAAGGAAATTTGCCGCTGTAGGTGAGATAGGACTTGATTTTTACTGGGACAGAACCTTTGAGGTCCAGCAATATGAAGCGTTCCGAACCCAGATTGGCTGGGCGAAGGAGTATTCCCTTCCCATCGTGATCCATTCCCGCAATTCCACGCAGGAGTGCATCAACATTGTAAAAGAGTTCCGGGATGGTGGGTTGAAAGGTGTTTTCCATTGCTTTTCCGGAAGTGCGGAATTGGCGAGGCAGATTGTACAACAGGGGTTTTTACTGGGCATTGGCGGCGTACTTACCTATAAGAATGCTGGTCTGCCGGAAGTGCTGAAAGATATTCCGCTGGAGCACATTGTATTGGAAACGGATGCGCCTTACCTTACCCCGGTACCTTTCCGTGGAAAAAGAAATGAAAGTAGTTACCTTACACATATTATTGCCAAATTGGCCGAGGTGAAAGAGATGGATGTGGAAGAAGTGGCCAGGATCACCACTGCCAATGCGGCCTCACTATTTACGCCTGCATTATGA
- a CDS encoding asparaginase yields the protein MTAANRTTPRILIIYTGGTVGMVYDDVLGTLRPIGFKEIRDNIPEIIRLGYEFQVHAFNPPVDSSNMLPQSYIELAKIIEKNYHQYDGFVVLHGSDTMAFTASALSFMLENLGKPVVLTGSQLPIGEIRTDARENIITALEIAAARRGNKSLVPEVCIFFDYQLFRGNRSKKYNAEKFEAFYSMNYPPLAEAGITIKYQRQFILKHPELPLKVHKKLNQDIAVLRLYPGITQTTVDAVFQTPNARAVIMETWGSGNASTQQWFIDSVKKAIKSGLIIVNITQCDGGAVELGRYETSKYLQEAGVISGYDLTFEAAVTKLMFLLGQNLSKSDIKRLMQTSLRGEMTTD from the coding sequence ATGACTGCTGCTAACCGCACCACGCCACGTATCCTCATTATTTACACGGGAGGAACGGTGGGGATGGTATATGACGATGTATTGGGCACCTTGCGTCCCATCGGTTTTAAGGAAATCCGCGACAACATTCCCGAGATCATCCGTTTGGGCTATGAGTTCCAGGTACACGCTTTCAATCCTCCGGTCGATTCTTCCAATATGCTCCCCCAGTCATATATTGAGCTGGCGAAGATCATCGAAAAGAACTACCACCAGTACGATGGCTTTGTTGTACTCCATGGCTCCGATACCATGGCTTTCACGGCTTCAGCATTGAGTTTTATGTTGGAAAACTTAGGAAAGCCCGTGGTACTTACCGGTTCACAGTTGCCGATTGGTGAAATCCGCACCGATGCCCGCGAGAACATCATCACGGCCCTGGAAATAGCGGCGGCCAGGAGGGGTAACAAATCGTTGGTACCAGAAGTATGTATCTTCTTCGATTACCAGCTTTTCCGCGGCAACCGTTCTAAAAAATACAATGCCGAGAAATTCGAAGCTTTTTACTCTATGAACTATCCTCCGCTTGCGGAAGCGGGCATTACCATCAAATACCAGCGTCAGTTCATCCTTAAACATCCGGAACTTCCGTTAAAGGTGCACAAGAAACTGAACCAGGACATTGCAGTACTTCGGCTTTACCCCGGCATTACCCAAACCACTGTGGATGCGGTGTTCCAGACGCCCAACGCGCGTGCTGTAATCATGGAAACCTGGGGGAGTGGCAACGCCTCCACCCAGCAGTGGTTCATCGACTCTGTAAAAAAGGCCATCAAATCGGGCCTGATCATCGTGAACATCACTCAATGCGATGGTGGAGCGGTGGAATTGGGCAGATACGAGACCAGCAAATACCTCCAGGAAGCGGGTGTCATCAGTGGTTACGACCTCACCTTCGAGGCGGCGGTCACCAAGTTGATGTTCCTGCTTGGCCAGAACCTTTCCAAATCGGATATCAAAAGACTGATGCAGACATCACTCCGCGGTGAAATGACCACGGATTAA